Proteins from a genomic interval of Papaver somniferum cultivar HN1 chromosome 4, ASM357369v1, whole genome shotgun sequence:
- the LOC113273723 gene encoding alkane hydroxylase MAH1-like, which produces MDDLSKSFVPAIFILFLICFLSIGLFLKKTSQAIDYWLFLGSLPSLARNSNRLPEWFTEVFCSLSKGSFFLDGPIFSNLKYFVTCHDKNIEYILKSHSNNFPKGPDFKQVFDPLGDGIFNVDADAWKVQRRMAHAAFISSEYKDLVSNICRRVVEDQVVPLLVRLAKTGTTIDLQEVCSRFAFDVNMNTIFGKHANYLSVELPSNDLAEAIDAAQEGVFYRHTMPMFMWKLMRLFGSGREGEVTKAVKTVNTHFYEYISQKRTNLTKGVKTFDLLSLYINRTQDHKKTFAPSLHKNDDKFLRDSMFSLFLAGKDTIASGLIWFFWLVSKTPSVEKKIIEELKVLMSSKTGKLFEYGEWPWVFDSDDINGLVYLHAALCESMRIYPPVSYSRKTVLSEAVLPDGSLVKPGMEIIIPFYSVGRMPWIWGEDCLEFRPERWIDDDGKLNRHENVSKFVAFSLGPRSCLGKDISFTQMKALVAAVLFNFQIEVLEGQHVRPKPAISLHMEKGLEVKIQKRVI; this is translated from the coding sequence ATGGATGACTTATCCAAGTCATTTGTGCCTGCAATTTTCATACTCTTCCTTATCTGTTTCCTCTCTATAGGTTTATTTCTTAAGAAAACTAGTCAAGCCATTGACTACTGGCTTTTCCTTGGATCCCTTCCATCCCTGGCGAGGAACTCTAACCGTTTACCTGAATGGTTTACTGAGGTATTTTGTTCGCTCAGCAAAGGTTCTTTCTTTCTTGATGGACCTATCTTCTCAAATCTCAAATACTTCGTAACTTGTCACGACAAAAACATTGAATATATTCTTAAATCCCATTCCAACAATTTCCCCAAAGGTCCAGATTTCAAGCAAGTTTTCGATCCACTAGGTGATGGAATCTTCAATGTTGATGCTGATGCTTGGAAAGTACAGAGAAGAATGGCTCACGCAGCGTTTATATCTAGTGAGTACAAAGATCTAGTGTCTAACATCTGTCGTAGGGTTGTAGAAGATCAGGTAGTTCCCTTATTAGTTCGATTAGCTAAAACGGGAACAACCATTGATTTACAGGAGGTCTGTTCAAGATTCGCTTTCGATGTTAACATGAATACCATATTTGGAAAGCATGCAAATTACCTCTCTGTCGAACTTCCTTCTAATGATTTGGCTGAAGCAATTGATGCCGCACAAGAAGGCGTGTTTTATAGGCATACAATGCCAATGTTCATGTGGAAGTTAATGCGCTTGTTTGGAAGTGGTAGGGAGGGAGAGGTGACTAAAGCTGTCAAAACAGTAAACACGCACTTCTATGAATATATTTCCCAAAAGCGAACAAATTTGACTAAGGGGGTAAAAACTTTTGATCTCTTGTCATTATACATAAATAGAACTCAAGATCATAAGAAAACTTTTGCTCCTTCGCTACACAAAAATGACGACAAGTTCCTTAGAGATTCCATGTTTAGTCTGTTTTTAGCCGGAAAGGATACCATAGCTTCGGGTCTCATTTGGTTCTTTTGGTTGGTCTCCAAAACACCTTCCGTCGAGAAAAAGATAATAGAAGAATTGAAAGTGTTAATGTCCTCAAAAACGGGAAAACTATTTGAGTACGGTGAGTGGCCATGGGTTTTTGATTCAGATGATATAAATGGGCTGGTTTATTTGCATGCAGCATTATGTGAATCGATGAGAATATACCCACCGGTATCTTATAGCAGGAAAACCGTGTTGAGTGAAGCTGTGCTCCCAGATGGAAGTTTAGTAAAGCCAGGGATGGAGATAATAATTCCTTTCTATTCCGTCGGAAGAATGCCATGGATTTGGGGAGAAGATTGCCTAGAATTTAGGCCGGAGAGATGGATAGATGATGACGGGAAGCTAAACCGTCATGAAAACGTTTCTAAGTTCGTTGCGTTCAGTTTAGGACCAAGGAGTTGTTTAGGTAAGGATATTTCATTTACACAAATGAAGGCTCTTGTTGCAGCTGTGCTCTTCAACTTTCAAATTGAAGTACTGGAAGGCCAGCATGTTCGTCCTAAACCAGCTATTTCTCTTCATATGGAGAAAGGACTGGAAGTGAAGATACAAAAGAGAGTTATTTAG
- the LOC113275138 gene encoding alkane hydroxylase MAH1-like, which produces MDDLSNSFLPAIFILFLICFLSLGLFLKKTSQAIDYRLFLGSFPSLARNSNRLPEWFTEVQRRMAHAALISVEFKDLLSNMSHRVVEDQLVPLLVHAAKTGTTIDLQEVCSRFAFDVNMNTIFGIHANYLSIELPSNDLAEAIGTVQEAGLYRHIMPMFLWKLMRLFGVGREGELIKALKTINTHFFEYISEKQTNMINEVKTFDLLSAYVNSIQKHKRTTTDPSPHKNDEKFLRDSMFSLFVAGKDTIGSGLIWFFWLVSKTPSVEKKILEELKGLVSCLKKGKVIEWPWVFDADDINGLVYLHAALCESLRLYPPVPINSKTVLNEVVLPDGSLIQPGMQILIPFYSVGRMPWIWGEDCLEFRPERWIDDDGKLNRHESKFFTFNLGPRTCLGKDMSFSQMKAVVAAVLFNFQVQVLEGQQVRPKPAITLHMEKGLEVKIQKRAVT; this is translated from the exons ATGGATGACTTGTCAAACTCTTTTCTTCCTGCAATTTTCATACTCTTCCTCATCTGTTTCCTCTCTCTAGGTTTGTTTCTTAAGAAAACTAGTCAAGCCATTGATTACCGGCTTTTCCTTGGATCCTTTCCATCTCTGGCAAGAAACTCCAACCGTTTACCTGAATGGTTTACTGAG GTACAAAGAAGAATGGCTCATGCAGCGCTTATCTCTGTCGAGTTCAAAGATTTACTTTCTAACATGAGCCACAGGGTTGTAGAAGATCAATTAGTTCCATTACTAGTTCATGCAGCTAAAACGGGAACAACCATTGATTTGCAGGAGGTGTGTTCGAGATTTGCTTTCGATGTTAACATGAATACCATATTTGGAATCCATGCAAATTACCTCTCTATTGAACTTCCTTCAAATGATCTGGCTGAAGCTATTGGAACCGTACAAGAAGCCGGCCTTTATAGACATATTATGCCAATGTTTTTGTGGAAGTTAATGCGCTTGTTCGGAGTTGGTAGGGAGGGAGAGTTGATTAAAGCTCTTAAAACAATTAACACACACTTCTTTGAATATATTTccgaaaaacaaacaaacatgatTAATGAGGTAAAAACTTTTGATCTCTTGTCGGCATACGTAAATAGTATTCAAAAGCATAAGAGAACTACTACTGATCCTTCGCCGCACAAAAATGACGAAAAATTTCTTAGAGATTCCATGTTTAGTCTGTTCGTAGCTGGAAAAGATACCATAGGGTCTGGTCTCATTTGGTTCTTTTGGTTGGTTTCCAAAACACCTTCGGTCGAGAAAAAGATCTTAGAAGAATTGAAAGGGTTAGTGTCATGCTTAAAAAAGGGAAAAGTAATCGAGTGGCCATGGGTGTTTGATGCAGATGATATAAATGGGTTGGTTTATTTGCATGCGGCATTATGTGAGTCGCTGAGATTATACCCACCGGTACCTATTAATAGCAAAACCGTGCTGAACGAAGTTGTGCTGCCAGATGGGAGTCTAATACAACCAGGGATGCAGATATTAATTCCATTCTATTCTGTTGGAAGAATGCCATGGATATGGGGTGAAGATTGCCTGGAATTTAGGCCGGAAAGATGGATAGATGATGATGGGAAGCTTAACCGTCACGAGTCTAAGTTCTTTACATTCAATCTAGGACCAAGGACTTGTTTAGGTAAGGACATGTCATTTAGTCAGATGAAAGCTGTTGTTGCAGCCGTTCTGTTCAACTTTCAAGTTCAAGTGTTGGAAGGTCAGCAAGTTCGCCCTAAACCAGCTATTACTCTTCACATGGAGAAAGGATTGGAAGTCAAAATACAAAAGAGAGCAGTCACTTAG
- the LOC113273724 gene encoding peptidyl-prolyl cis-trans isomerase FKBP53-like: MAFWGVELEPGKPYTHSYNSSLGRLRISQAILDPFSPNSGYVAVHCIVGNKSPVLICLLRGGTNNESCMLDIELEEKEEDVVLANRGNISVHLSGFYSRNNDQSAGNGTMGNHGARSTSQVAHVKTEFKALEMGSDPEYKDIQVNGRRVRTMASGLVIENIRTSGNSETKVAYHGCYVQVRFFGQIKSTGFVFESNYGTCGLSFTLGNGDVIKGLEDGINGMQVGDKRRLTIPPSMGYCGSKARSDVPADSWLVFEVELISARLSTLTY; this comes from the exons atgGCATTTTGGG gagtcgAACTAGAACCAGGGAAACCTTACACCCATAGTTACAATAGCTCTCTGGGAAGGCTTCGTATTTCTCAG GCTATTTTGGACCCTTTTAGTCCTAACAGTGGGTATGTTGCTGTTCACTGTATAGTAGGGAACAAGAGTCCTGTTTTGATATGCTTATTGCGCGGTGGTACCAATAATGAATCATGTATGTTGGATATTGAATTGGAGGAGAAGGAAGAGGATGTCGTTCTTGCAAATCGAGGCAATATCAGTGTGCATTTAAGTGGTTTCTATAGTAGGAATAATGATCAATCTGCTGGAAACG GAACAATGGGAAACCATGGAGCTCGTTCAACATCTCAAGTTGCTCATGTGAAAAC TGAGTTTAAAGCATTAGAGATGGGTAGTGACCCCGAATACAAGGACATACAAGTAAATGGACGCCGTGTAAGAACAATGGCTAGTGGTTTGGTTATTGAAAACATACGTACGAGCGGGAACTCCGAAACCAAAGTAGCTTATCATGGATGTTAT GTGCAAGTCCGTTTCTTTGGTCAAATAAAGAGCACTGGTTTTGTCTTTGAATCCAATTATGGCACTTGTGGTTTAAGTTTCACATTGG GCAATGGAGATGTTATAAAAGGATTGGAGGATGGGATTAACG GTATGCAAGTTGGTGACAAAAGAAGACTCACAATTCCACCATCCATGGG TTACTGTGGATCTAAAGCACGGAGTGATGTACCAGCAGATTCATGGCTTGTTTTCGAGGTTGAACTTATTTCAGCACGTCTCAGCACACTGACATATTAG